Part of the Desulfolutivibrio sulfoxidireducens genome is shown below.
GGTAGGCCACGGTGCCCAAAAGCCCCACCGTACGGCCCGAGGCGGCCAGAAGATGCTCCAGGAGAAAGCAGGTGGTGGTCTTGCCGTTGGTTCCGGTCACGCCCACCAGGGAGATTCCGGCCCGGTCCGTGCCGTGGGCCGTTCTGGCCAACTCGCCCAGGGCCAGACGGGGATGCTCGGCCACGATCAGCCGGGCCCGGGAGCCCTCGGGGAGCGCCACCCCGGGGGCGGCCACCACGAAGGCCGCGCCCCGGGAGGCGGCCTCGGCGGCGTGGGCCGCGGCCAGGGCCGGGTCCGGGGTCAGGGCCACGAACACCGCGCCCGGCGCGACCTTGCCGGAGTGGGCGACCAGGGGCGCGCCGGAAGACACGGCGGCCAGGGCCATGTCCAACCCGGCGTCGCAACGCGGTTCCAAATTTTTGTTCGCGGGTTTCACGCTCACGCCTTTCGCCTTTTTCCGTTCATGCCCGGGTTTTTCAGGATGGCCGGGACAGCCACAAGACGAAATCCTGTTTGTTTTCGCTCCCCGGCCAGGGAGAACCCGGCGCGGGACTTTGTTTGGAGACCACCAGCCCCTGCCCCTCGAGCCTGGGCACGATGCCCTTGGCGATAAGTATCTCCACCGCCCGACGCAGCGGCATGCCTGAAAAGTTGGGCACGTCCGGGGAATCGGCCGCACGGCCGGTGACGACGGGCACGATCTCGGCCTGGCCCAGGTCGATGAGCTTTCCCGGGGTGGGATCGCCTTTTTGCGGGGGGGCCTGGGCCGCCGGGGCCATGGCCACGGCCGTGGAGGCCGGCGCCGCATGGAGCTGTTCGTGTCCCTTGGCCAATTGCACGGTCTCGGGCATGCGGCCGAGGTAGGACAGGGTCTTCTGGGTGACCTCGCGCACGGCCGGGGCCGAGACCACGCCGCCATAGTGGCTGGGTTCTGGCTCGTCAACCATGACCAGGACCAGGTACTGGGGCCCCTCGGCCGGAACGAAGGCCACGAAGGACGCCAGGTACTTGTCGCCGTATCCGCCCGTGGGGCTGGCCTTCTGGGCCGTGCCGGTCTTGCCGCCCATGTCCACGCCCGCGATCATGGCTATGCGTCCGGTGCCCTTTTCCTCGTGGACGACCTCGCGCATCATGCGTTGCACGGTCCTGGCCACCTCGGCGTCGAAGACCTTGAGCGGGGGCTGGGCCGAGGTTTCCCGCGGCGGGTCAAGGATAAGGCGAAGGGGTTTTCGGACCCCGTCGTTGGCCAGGGTCAAAAAGGCCTGGGCCAGTTGGATGGGGGTGACGGCCACGCCCTGACCGAAGGAGGCCGTGGCCGTATCCAGCGGGCTCCAGGCGTTTTTCGGCCGCAAAAGTCCCTTGCCCTCGCCCGACAGGGGCAGGCCGGTGGGGCTGCCGAAACCGAGCTTCTCGAAATAGGCGTGCAGCTTTTTGGGGCCGAGTTGGAGGCCGATCTTGGCCGCGCCGATGTTGCTCGACCAGCGCACGATCTTGTTCACGGTGAGGTCGCCGTAGGAATGGGTGTCCTTGATGATCCGGTTGGAGATCTTGAACTTGCCGTTTTCGCAGAAAAAGGAGGTGTCGGGCTTGACCACGCCCTCCTGCAGGGCCGCGGCGACCACCAGGGGCTTCATGGTCGATCCGGGCTCCACGACATCCAGGGCGGAGCGGTTGCGGCCCTCCTTGGGACTGACGCTGCGGGCCGCGTTGGGATTGAAAAAGGGGTAGTTGGCCCAGGCCAGGATATCGCCCGTGGGCACGTGGATCACCAGGCAGGTGCCGGCCTTGCCGTGGTTCGTGGTCACGGCCTTGGCCAGTTCCTCCTCGGCGAAGAACTGGATCTGGGCGTCGATGGTCAAGGTCAGGTCGCGGCCGCGCAGGTCCTGGAGTTCCTGGCCCTGGGCGTCGAAGTAGAGTTTGCGGCCCGAGGCGTCGCGCTGTACGGCGTACTTGGCCCGGCGTCCGGCCAGATGGTTGTCGAAGGACAGTTCCAGTCCCTCCAGGCCCTGGTCGTCCATGCCCACGAATCCCAGGACCTGTCCGGCCAGATGGCGGTTGGGATAGGAGCGGCCGTGCTCGACCTCCAGGGTGACGCCCGGGATGGCCGCCTGCCGGATCTGGGCCGAGGCCTTGTCGTCGACGCGGCGGGAGATGTAGACGTAGGGCTTGCTGGACACGAGCTTTTTTTTGATCCAGACCGGCTTGAGGCGCAAGATGCCTCCCAGTTGGGCGGCGGCCGCGTCCGGGTCCACGATGTCTTTCGGGCGCACGCTCACGGCCGAAAATTCCACGGTCTTGGCCAGAAGCCGGCCGTTGCGGTCCAGGATCTGGCCGCGTTCGCCCCGGTCCGACTCCGAGGCCATGTGCTGGCGCAGGGCCAGCCGGGCCAGGTCCGGCCCCTGCACGATCTGGAGATAGCCGGCCCGAAGCCACAGCCCGACGAGAACCAGGGCGAAGACCACGCCCACGAAGGTGAGCTTGGCTCGGCTCCAGTCCCGGACCCGTTTCCGGTCCCGTTCGGCTGTCGTCTTGGTCGTGCCGCCTTTCATGCCGTCCACCGTCTTTCCCGTGTTCCCCGCGCTGCCGTGTCCCCGGAGGTTTTTTTCAATTCTCGTAGGGCGCCTCGGGGAGCTCCCCGATTTTTTGGGCCTTGGCCGGGGCCTTGGCGGCCTTGTCGGCCTTGCGGGGCTTTCCGGCCGCCGGGGCCGCCGACTCCTGGCCGCCGGGACCGGCCGTGGCCAGCGTGGCGGCCTTGGTCTCCCCGGCCGTCTCGCCGGATTCGGTCATCCACCGGACCTGCCCGGATCTGGCCGGCCCCAGGCCGAACTGCACGGCCAGTTCCCGAAGCCGGCCCGGGGTGATAAGCGTGTCGCGCTCCACCTCGAGCTTGGCGGTGAGCGCGGCGGCCTGGTCGATCTCGCCCTGCAGCCGGGTGATCTCGTAGGCCATGTCCACGCGCTCGATATTGAGCCACACCAGCCCCATGCCGAACACCAGCATGAGAAAGAGGCTGAAGGCCATGGAGAAGGCCCATTCCCTGGACATGGCGTTCATGGCTGTTCCCCCCACGCCTGGTCGGGACCAAGGCGCATGGCGGCCCGCAGCTTGGCGCTCCGGGAACGCGGATTTTCGGCCACCTCGGCGGGTCCCGGGGTGACCGGTTTTTTGGTCAGGATGCGAAACCGGGGAACATGGCCGCACACGCACACCATCTGGTCCCTGGGGCACACGCACCCGGCGGCCTCGCGCCGGAAGGCCCATTTGACCAAGCGGTCCTCCAACGAGTGGAAGGCGATCACCCCCACGCGCCCCCCGGGGCGCAGATAGTCCGGAATGCGTTCAAGAAACGCCTCCAACTCCGCAAGCTCGGCGTTGACGGCCATGCGCAGGGCCTGAAAGGTGCGCGTGGCCGGGTGCTGCCTGGCCGTGGCCCGCCATTTTGCCGGATAGGCGGCCGCGACGATGGCCGCCAGTTCCAGGGTCCTGGTTATGGGCCGATCCTCGCGCGCAGCCACGATGGCCCGGGCGATGCGCCCGGCCTGCGGGTCCTCCCCGTATTCGCGGATGATGTCCCGCAGGCGCTCAAACGGGGCCTTGTTCACCAACGTCGCGGCCGGGGCCTCCCCCGCGGCCACGCCGCCCATGCGCATGTCCAAATCCCCGTCGGCCAGAAAACTGAAACCCCTCTCCGGGTCGTCGACCTGAAGCGACGATATCCCGGCATCCAAAATCACCGCGTCCACACCCTCCCAGCCGACCTCGGCCAGGACCTCGGGAAAGCGGCTGAAGCGACTTTGGGCCAACCTGACCCGCTCTCCCCACTGGGCAAGCCCCTGTGCGGCGATCTCCAGGGCCCGCGGATCGCGGTCCAGCCCCAAAAGTTCGATATCGCCGCCCGTGGCCTCCAGGATGGCCCCGCTGTGCCCGCCAAGGCCCACCGTGGCGTCCAGGACCCGTTCACCCGGGGCCACGGCCAAAAGTTTAAGGACCTCCGCCAGCAGAACGGGAACGTGCCGGGCATCCATCCGCGCGCCCTACAGGTGCAACTGAAAACCGGCTGCGGCCAGTTCGGCCATGTCCTTGTCGAAATTCTCCTCGGTGGCCTGAAGCCGCTGTTCGAACCGGGACTGATCCCAGATCTCGAACTTGGTCACCATGCCGGCCAGCACCACGTCCTTGTCCAGCCCCCCATAGGCCCGCAGGTGCGGCGGCACCAGGACGCGCCCCTGTTTGTCCAGGACGACCTCCATGGCCCCGGCGATGAGCAGCCGCTGCAGGTTGCGCTGCTTGACCTCGAGCACGTTGATCCCGGCGAAACTGCGCTCCACCTCCTCCCAGGCCGGGATGGGGTAGCCGCACACGCACTGGTCGAAGCGGGTGAGCACGAGCCGGCCCTCGGGGCTGTGGCGCAAGACCTCCTCCCGAAATTCCGGGGGGAGCATGAGCCGGCCCTTGGGGTCCAGGTTTCTATAGGAGTGCCCGCGAAACATCCGGCGTCCTCACCACCTTACGGGTCCACCGCGCCACTGGAAGCCACAGTTCACCACTTCTTACCACTCTTTCCCACATTTTCTTTCCCAATTCCCCTTCCCTGTCAAGTGAAATCCAGTCTCAAGGACAGGGGAACGCGAGATGCGCGGGTGGTTTTCGATCTGGCCCGGGACGTGGGGAAAAACCCGCCGACGCCGCGCCCCCGCCACGAAAAAGGAGGTGGATCGGGCCGGTGGGACGAAAGCGCGGGGAGGGGGGAGTGGGCGGTCAAGGCCGGGCATTTTGCGGCGGGGTTGCCATCCCCCGGCAAAAATCGTTACAAGTCGGGAAAATCGTTCACCATCGAACGGACCGGCCCGGGCATGTCGAACCAGGCTTTGTGCCGTGGACGGGGGCCGGACGCCAAAGGACGGACGAAAGCACCATGAGCGAAGAGTTGCCGCAGGATCTCGAGGAAGAATATTATCAGATAAACCGGGATATTCTGCAAAGCTTCAACAAATTCCGGCCCCCGCTGAACATCTATCGGTTCCGAGAGGACGTGTCCCGGGTCCTCTCCTATTATAGGATGGGGGATCGGCTCTCCAAGGAACAGACCGAGGAACTGGCCGAAATGGTGGACCAGGGAGTCATCTTCGTCTCCCGGGAGGACCATTCGGTGTACGTCAAGCACATAAGCCACCAGTTGGATCTGGTGCTTCTGGACAAGCACCTGCTCGAGCACGAGATCGCCGACATCTTCCAGATCGCCCTGACCCGGCGGATGCAGGCCTTTTTCGAACAGCCGGTGAAGGTGGTCTACGACAAGGTCCAGGAGGACATCTTCACCCTGACCGAATACCTGTGGCAGGATTTCTCGCGCATCAAGGCCCTGGCCAGGCGGCGGCACCATGCCCACAGCCTTGCCAACCACTCGGTCAACAGCGGGTTTATGGGCCTTCTGCTCTTCATGCAACGCCTGCCCGGGGACTTCAACCAGGAGCCCAAAAACCGCCAGACCTTTGACCGCACAGCCCTGGGCATGTTTCTGCACGACATGGGCATGAGCAAGGTACCGGCCTTCATCAGGGACAAGACCAAACCCCTGACCCCGGACGAGCGCCAGAAAATCCAGACCCACACCCTGAGCGGCTACGAGATGATCGCCCGGCTGGACATCAAATACCCGGAGGTGGAGAACTGTGTGAACCACCACCACGAGCGCGTGGACGGCAGCGGGTATCCCCAGAGGCTTTCCGGACCGGGCATCTCGGACGTGGGGCTTGTCTGCGGCGTGGCCGACTCGTTTTGCGCCATGACCTCGGATCGCCCCTACGCCAAGGCCATGGACCCCATGGCCGCGGCCAAGGCCCTGTGCGACGACGCCCGGCGCTATCCCTCGGAGACGACCAAACACCTGCTCAGCCATCTGGTCAACGAAAAGCGGTAGTCCTCGGGCCTTTCCACCAGCCCGCCGGCCCTACTCCTCCCGGGCCGAGGCGGCCAGCCGGGCCAGTTCGGCCAGCACGTCCCGGGCGCACACCACCCCCAGGAACCGACCGCCGTCCACCACCGCCGCGATCCGGGAGCCGGCCTCGCGCATGGCGTCCACGACCAGGGCCAGGGCGTCCCGGGGCTCCACCGAGGGGACCTCGGCGGCGGCGGCCCGCAGCATGTCCACAGCCGGTCGCTCCAGGCAGGCCCGGCATTCCCGGGCGAACACGGCCTCGAAGTCCGAGGCCCCGAGACTTAGGCGCAGCCCGTCGTCCACGGCGCACCCGGCCAGGGCCGCAAGGATGTCGAAGGCGTCGGCGACGCCCACGAATCCGTCATCGTCGGTGACCACCACCGCGTCCATATCCGGCGTTGCGGCCAGACCGGCGAAAAGCTTGGCCGTGGCCTGGGCCAGGGTGTCCCCGGGGCCGATGGCCACGACATCCGCCCGCAACACGTCAAACGCCCGTTTCCTGAGCATATCCGCCTCCCGGCATGTCCGGCGCGGCGCCCGCCGCGTCCGGGCCCTGCCCGTTTCCCCCGCGCGGGGGGGTATTCCGATACCATCCGAGGCCAGTTCCACAGTGGGAACCCGTTTCTCCCGCGCGAGGGGGTCCTCCCCGGCATGGCGATGCGACGCCCCCACACCGGCCGCGCCGAAAATGCCCCCAGTCCAGGCCGGGGATCAGTCGAAATGGCCAAAAGCGCGCCCTTGCGCACCTTCCCGGCCACCACGGCCCCGGCGTCGTCGGCCCGGATGCCGGGAAAACCCCCGAGGCCTGCCCCACGATCAGTCGAAATCGTCCAGAAGCGCGCCCACGCGCACCTTCCCGGCCACCATGGCCCCGGCATCGTCGGCCCGGATGCCGGGAAAACCCCCGAGGCCTGCCCCACGATCAGTCGAAATCGGCCAGAAGCGCGCCCACGTGCACCTTCCCGGCCACCACGGCCCCGGCGTAGTCGGCCCGGATGCGATAGATGGCCCGCTGCAGATGGTCGGCGGTGATGCCGTTGCGCATGGCCGTATAGGCCTCGATGAACGCGGCCAGGCTGTCGCAGACCTTGAGCAGGTAGCCGTCCTTGGGATCGTGGTCGTCGCGGTTGTGCTCGGCGTCCAGGCTTCGCGGATCGAGGCGGATCACCTTGCCGTCCACCACCGCCGATTCCCGAAACTCCGAGCCCACCTCCATACCCAGAAAATAGGCCAGCCTGTCGGCCAGTTCCGGGAAGCCGCCCTGGCGCAGAGGACCGAACACCCGCTGCTGGAGTTCGCTGTCCTCGTATTCCTTGATCATGTCCCCGATGTGGCGCACGGACTGCTTGACCGGGGAGATGATGTCCCGGGTCAGGAGTTCGGGCAGGTCGTGGAAGAGCCCGGCGAAGAAGTTGTTGTGGGCCCGGGCCGGGCAGGCGTCCACGGCCAGGCTGAAAAAATAGGCGTAGCAGGCCACGATGAACATGTGCCCCAGAACCGAGGTCTCGGGGATGCGCGGGGTCTGGGACCATCTGGTCTGGAAGCGCAACTGCCCGAGCAGCCGGGCGAAGCGGCCGATGGCCGAGCGTTTGCCGGCGAACATGCCGTCGGCCAGGTCGGCCACGCCGGCCAGGTCGCGGAAGGCCGACAGGCCCTCGCGAAACGACGACTCGATGTCCAGAAGTTCCTCGTCCCAGGGATTTTCGGCCTTGATGAGGTTGTATTCCCAACTGCTGGCATAGAGGTGGGCGGCGCTTAAGATGCGCCGGGCCGGGGTGTCGGCCTCGGGCACGGATAGGTAGCCGCGCAGCCGGTCCCAGAAGGGTTCGCCCAGGGAGCGCACCCGGGGTTCGAGTTGTTCCAGGACCCAGGCCGTGAGTTTTTCGTAGTGGGCCGGGTTGGCCTTGATGCGGTAGAACACCGGGGGCTTGATGTCGGTGATGACCAGCCGGTAGAAGTATTCGAAGATGCCGCCCTCGATGATCTCCCCGGCCAGGGCGTGGCGCGCCTTTGGGGGCAGGTCCCCGGAATTGAGGACAAAAAGCATCCAGGCCACCATCATCTTGTGGCCCTGCTTGTCCACTTCCACCAGATCCATGGACCGGTGCTTGTCGTTCCAGCGCTTCATGAACGATCCGGCGAAGACGAGTTGCAAAAGGCTCTTGCGCACGCTGACCATCGGGACTCCCGGCACTGCCTCAAGGATGCGGCCATCCTAGCCCTGGCCCGGGCAAACCGCAACGGCCGGAGCCCCGCGCCCGCCCCATCGCGATTGGCCGGTCACTCCGCGTACAGCCCCGACCGCTCGACCTCAGGCCCCATTGCCGCGACCGCGCGGCCCGGGTCCCACGAGGATGGCGGTTTTCTTCCCCGGATAAAATCGATAGGGATCAGCCGACGCACCCGTTTTTCAGGAGCAAAAGCCGCATGCCGCGCCACGATTCGCCCCCCGACTCCCCGCCCGATCGCGACGTCTCCGGGAAAACCGGCCGGCCCGGGCCGGCCGGGACCGGTTCGCCCCTGGCGGTCCTTTTGACCGTGTGCATCGTCCAGTTCATGGCCCCGTTCATGCTTACGGCCGTGGGCGTGTCCCTGCCGTCGCTTGGCCGGGAGCTTTCGGCCTCGGCCATGCAGCTTGGCCTGATGGAGCAACTCTACGTGGTGTCCCTGGCCATGACCATGCTCACCTTCGGCCGCCTGGGGGACATCCGGGGGCAGCGTGGGGTGCTTCTGGCCGGACTTGCCGTGTTCACCGCCCTGACCCTGTCTTTGGGCTTCACCCAAAGCGTGGAGATGGTCATGATCCAGCGCTTTGTTCAGGGGCTGGGCGCGGCCATGATGCTTTCGGGCAGCCTGGCCCTGGTGGCCGCGGCCTATCCCCCGGACAGGCGCGCCCGGGCCATCGGCATCGTGTCGGCCTGCACCTACGCCGGGCTTTCCGTGGGTCCGGTGGCCGGGGGCTATGTCACCGGGCATTTCGGCTGGCGCGGGGTGTTTCTCATGTCCGCCCCCTTGGGGCTTGCGGCCACGGCCATGTGCCTGTTTTTCATGCGCCAGGGGCAAAAAAACGCCTCGGGCGAAGGCCTGGACTGGCGGGGAAGCCTAGTCTACGCCGCAAGCGTGGGGCTTTTCATGACCGGGGCGGCCCATGCCGGCACGCACCCGGCCGGGTATGGAATGATCCTGGCCGGCCTGCTCGGGCTGGTCTTTTTCCTGCGTTTCGAGGCCCGGATCAAAAGCCCCCTCCTGGACACGACCCTTCTGTCCCGCAACCGGTTTTTCACCCTCAGCTGCCTGGCCGCCCTGGGGAACTACGCGGCCACCTTCGGCATCACCTTTCTCATGAGCCTGTACCTGCAATACGCCAAGGGCCTGCCGCCGCGCACCGCCGGATTGGTGCTGCTTCTGCAGCCGTTAAGCCAGGTGCTGGCCTCGCTGGCCTCCGGGAGGCTGGCGGACCGCTTCGAACCGGCCAGGCTGGCCACGGCGGGCATGCTGGCCAGTTCCGCCGGGCTTTTCGCGGCGGCCGCGACCATCGGAATTGATACCCCGGTATGGTTTCTGGCCTGCCTGCTGGCGCTTATCGGCACGGGATTCGGCATCTTCATCACCCCCAATTCCACGGCCATCATGGGCAGCGTGTCCCGACGCCAGTTCGGGGTGGCCTCAGGCATGGTGGGCACCATGCGCACCCTGGGCATGGCCGTGAGCATGACCTCGGTGACGCTCATCTTCTCGATCCTCATGGGCGACAGCGCGGTGTCGGCGGCCACCCTGCCCTGGTTTTTGACCAGCATGCGGGTGGGACTTTCGGTCTTCGCCGTTTTTTCCTGCCTGGGAGTT
Proteins encoded:
- a CDS encoding HD domain-containing protein, with protein sequence MVSVRKSLLQLVFAGSFMKRWNDKHRSMDLVEVDKQGHKMMVAWMLFVLNSGDLPPKARHALAGEIIEGGIFEYFYRLVITDIKPPVFYRIKANPAHYEKLTAWVLEQLEPRVRSLGEPFWDRLRGYLSVPEADTPARRILSAAHLYASSWEYNLIKAENPWDEELLDIESSFREGLSAFRDLAGVADLADGMFAGKRSAIGRFARLLGQLRFQTRWSQTPRIPETSVLGHMFIVACYAYFFSLAVDACPARAHNNFFAGLFHDLPELLTRDIISPVKQSVRHIGDMIKEYEDSELQQRVFGPLRQGGFPELADRLAYFLGMEVGSEFRESAVVDGKVIRLDPRSLDAEHNRDDHDPKDGYLLKVCDSLAAFIEAYTAMRNGITADHLQRAIYRIRADYAGAVVAGKVHVGALLADFD
- the rsmH gene encoding 16S rRNA (cytosine(1402)-N(4))-methyltransferase RsmH, whose product is MDARHVPVLLAEVLKLLAVAPGERVLDATVGLGGHSGAILEATGGDIELLGLDRDPRALEIAAQGLAQWGERVRLAQSRFSRFPEVLAEVGWEGVDAVILDAGISSLQVDDPERGFSFLADGDLDMRMGGVAAGEAPAATLVNKAPFERLRDIIREYGEDPQAGRIARAIVAAREDRPITRTLELAAIVAAAYPAKWRATARQHPATRTFQALRMAVNAELAELEAFLERIPDYLRPGGRVGVIAFHSLEDRLVKWAFRREAAGCVCPRDQMVCVCGHVPRFRILTKKPVTPGPAEVAENPRSRSAKLRAAMRLGPDQAWGEQP
- a CDS encoding MFS transporter, coding for MPRHDSPPDSPPDRDVSGKTGRPGPAGTGSPLAVLLTVCIVQFMAPFMLTAVGVSLPSLGRELSASAMQLGLMEQLYVVSLAMTMLTFGRLGDIRGQRGVLLAGLAVFTALTLSLGFTQSVEMVMIQRFVQGLGAAMMLSGSLALVAAAYPPDRRARAIGIVSACTYAGLSVGPVAGGYVTGHFGWRGVFLMSAPLGLAATAMCLFFMRQGQKNASGEGLDWRGSLVYAASVGLFMTGAAHAGTHPAGYGMILAGLLGLVFFLRFEARIKSPLLDTTLLSRNRFFTLSCLAALGNYAATFGITFLMSLYLQYAKGLPPRTAGLVLLLQPLSQVLASLASGRLADRFEPARLATAGMLASSAGLFAAAATIGIDTPVWFLACLLALIGTGFGIFITPNSTAIMGSVSRRQFGVASGMVGTMRTLGMAVSMTSVTLIFSILMGDSAVSAATLPWFLTSMRVGLSVFAVFSCLGVVLSFGRGRKADASPVR
- a CDS encoding CBS domain-containing protein, with product MLRKRAFDVLRADVVAIGPGDTLAQATAKLFAGLAATPDMDAVVVTDDDGFVGVADAFDILAALAGCAVDDGLRLSLGASDFEAVFARECRACLERPAVDMLRAAAAEVPSVEPRDALALVVDAMREAGSRIAAVVDGGRFLGVVCARDVLAELARLAASAREE
- a CDS encoding HD-GYP domain-containing protein, which codes for MSEELPQDLEEEYYQINRDILQSFNKFRPPLNIYRFREDVSRVLSYYRMGDRLSKEQTEELAEMVDQGVIFVSREDHSVYVKHISHQLDLVLLDKHLLEHEIADIFQIALTRRMQAFFEQPVKVVYDKVQEDIFTLTEYLWQDFSRIKALARRRHHAHSLANHSVNSGFMGLLLFMQRLPGDFNQEPKNRQTFDRTALGMFLHDMGMSKVPAFIRDKTKPLTPDERQKIQTHTLSGYEMIARLDIKYPEVENCVNHHHERVDGSGYPQRLSGPGISDVGLVCGVADSFCAMTSDRPYAKAMDPMAAAKALCDDARRYPSETTKHLLSHLVNEKR
- the mraZ gene encoding division/cell wall cluster transcriptional repressor MraZ; this encodes MFRGHSYRNLDPKGRLMLPPEFREEVLRHSPEGRLVLTRFDQCVCGYPIPAWEEVERSFAGINVLEVKQRNLQRLLIAGAMEVVLDKQGRVLVPPHLRAYGGLDKDVVLAGMVTKFEIWDQSRFEQRLQATEENFDKDMAELAAAGFQLHL
- a CDS encoding penicillin-binding transpeptidase domain-containing protein, with protein sequence MKGGTTKTTAERDRKRVRDWSRAKLTFVGVVFALVLVGLWLRAGYLQIVQGPDLARLALRQHMASESDRGERGQILDRNGRLLAKTVEFSAVSVRPKDIVDPDAAAAQLGGILRLKPVWIKKKLVSSKPYVYISRRVDDKASAQIRQAAIPGVTLEVEHGRSYPNRHLAGQVLGFVGMDDQGLEGLELSFDNHLAGRRAKYAVQRDASGRKLYFDAQGQELQDLRGRDLTLTIDAQIQFFAEEELAKAVTTNHGKAGTCLVIHVPTGDILAWANYPFFNPNAARSVSPKEGRNRSALDVVEPGSTMKPLVVAAALQEGVVKPDTSFFCENGKFKISNRIIKDTHSYGDLTVNKIVRWSSNIGAAKIGLQLGPKKLHAYFEKLGFGSPTGLPLSGEGKGLLRPKNAWSPLDTATASFGQGVAVTPIQLAQAFLTLANDGVRKPLRLILDPPRETSAQPPLKVFDAEVARTVQRMMREVVHEEKGTGRIAMIAGVDMGGKTGTAQKASPTGGYGDKYLASFVAFVPAEGPQYLVLVMVDEPEPSHYGGVVSAPAVREVTQKTLSYLGRMPETVQLAKGHEQLHAAPASTAVAMAPAAQAPPQKGDPTPGKLIDLGQAEIVPVVTGRAADSPDVPNFSGMPLRRAVEILIAKGIVPRLEGQGLVVSKQSPAPGSPWPGSENKQDFVLWLSRPS